Proteins found in one Falco rusticolus isolate bFalRus1 chromosome W, bFalRus1.pri, whole genome shotgun sequence genomic segment:
- the LOC119140668 gene encoding uncharacterized protein LOC119140668, translated as MNYGLIAKPLYEAQKNSPFVWGPQQQKAFVELKRALMSAPALGLPDLTKDFQLFVHERQHLALGVLTQRIGSWKRPVGYFSEQLDTVSKGWPNCLRALAATVMLIQEARKLTLGRTITVYVPHMVITVLEQKGGHWLSPSRMMKYQVVLTEQDDVILKTTNLVNPAVFLSSIQEEGRLEHDCLATIKYVYSSREDLKDVPLERPDWELYTDGSSFMEQGVPYAGYAVTTETTVIEAGALASTTSAQKAELIALI; from the coding sequence atgaactatgggctaatagctaaaccgctgtacgaggcccaaaagaactctccctttgtatggggcccacaacaacaaaaggcttttgtagagtTGAAACGTGCCTTAATGTCTGCACCTGCCTTGGGACTGCCGGATCTAACCaaagatttccagctgtttgtacATGAAAGACAACATCTTGCACTGGGCGTGTTAACCCAGAggataggaagctggaaacgaCCAGTCGGATATTTCTCTgaacaactggacacagtgagtaAAGGGTGGCCGAACTGCCTTCGAGCACTGGCCGCAACAGTGATGCTCATACAAGAAGCTCGGaaattgactttgggaagaacaataacagtctATGTCCCACACATGGTGATAACTGTCCTAGAACAGAAGGGGGGACATTGGCTGTCCCCCAGCCGAATGATGAAATACCAGGTGGTATTGACTGAACAAGATGATGTGATTCTAAAGACAACTAAcctggtaaatcctgcagtgtttttaagttccatacaggaagaaggacgACTGGAACATGATTGCTTGGCTACCATCAAGTATGTTTATTCCAGTCGTGAAGATCTGAAGGATGTGCCATTGGAGCGACCAGACTGGGAATTgtatactgatggaagcagctttatggaacAAGGAGTCCCATACGCTGGATATGCGGTAACAACAGAGACTACAGttatagaagcaggagcattggcGAGTACCACATCAGCCCAAAAGGCAGAACTCATCGCTTTAATTTGA